One region of Oscillatoria salina IIICB1 genomic DNA includes:
- a CDS encoding SMI1/KNR4 family protein, translating into MSGIIQALERIINWLQKYDPEPETIPPGFSLLQIQELTKKLPFKLPLEVCKLYQYCNGKVGITPYSRLFSLEEALKICLSYIYTEVFLIHYSSEELSKNFCNFMSHPDAQQFLFAYYPLTTYRFPLFVENDGLCYVICDENEKKVSPIWYEFIGREPVIYSASLTSLMLTFAECYETGGYYVTSEYKAGVTYSYTEIDVEKAEKIFQKYNPAQIDVWREIWID; encoded by the coding sequence ATGTCAGGAATTATACAAGCTTTAGAAAGAATTATTAACTGGCTACAAAAATACGATCCAGAGCCAGAAACTATCCCTCCAGGATTTTCACTTCTGCAAATTCAAGAGTTGACTAAAAAACTCCCTTTCAAACTGCCTTTAGAAGTATGTAAACTTTATCAATACTGCAATGGCAAAGTTGGCATCACCCCCTATTCGAGACTTTTTTCTCTAGAAGAAGCCCTTAAAATTTGTCTTTCATATATTTATACAGAAGTTTTTTTAATACATTATTCTTCCGAGGAACTGAGTAAAAATTTTTGCAATTTTATGAGTCACCCAGATGCACAACAGTTTTTGTTTGCTTATTATCCTTTAACCACCTACAGATTTCCTTTATTTGTAGAAAATGATGGACTTTGTTATGTAATTTGCGATGAGAATGAAAAAAAAGTTTCTCCGATTTGGTATGAATTTATAGGACGAGAACCAGTAATATATTCAGCTAGCTTAACTAGCTTAATGTTGACATTCGCAGAATGTTATGAAACTGGAGGTTATTATGTTACTTCTGAGTACAAAGCAGGAGTAACATATTCATATACAGAGATAGATGTAGAAAAAGCCGAAAAAATTTTCCAAAAATATAATCCAGCACAAATTGATGTTTGGCGAGAAATTTGGATAGATTAA
- a CDS encoding RHS repeat-associated core domain-containing protein: MSEPLSLAKYPYVHGNPVNATDPSGLLAYDTSAAINIFAILAVSSLVSRNVPVATIRREDSDNIVVPGYLKDINHRGVETFLSIPIRSEHYQVVREKVEECNGTQGADNCDLEGFPVIVWGLSDTTITEAAQHTRDAIVQTGQSFLAYIAPGWNEWSGPASPPNSGGPISWYNAVQGPCQWISGVYQPQFNNRDCDEYSLQLNFARWTAKL, translated from the coding sequence TTGAGTGAACCTTTGTCTTTGGCTAAGTATCCCTATGTTCATGGTAATCCGGTTAATGCGACCGATCCTAGTGGACTTTTGGCTTATGACACTTCAGCCGCTATAAACATATTTGCTATTCTTGCAGTTAGCTCTCTTGTTTCTCGTAATGTTCCAGTAGCTACTATCAGGAGAGAGGATTCTGATAATATTGTGGTTCCTGGTTATTTAAAAGATATTAATCATCGAGGAGTGGAAACATTTCTTAGTATTCCTATAAGGAGTGAACATTACCAAGTTGTCAGAGAAAAAGTTGAAGAGTGTAATGGAACACAAGGGGCTGATAACTGCGATCTCGAAGGATTTCCTGTTATTGTTTGGGGACTTTCTGACACAACAATAACTGAAGCTGCACAACATACAAGAGATGCCATAGTACAAACTGGACAATCATTTTTAGCTTATATTGCTCCTGGATGGAATGAATGGAGTGGACCTGCTAGTCCACCTAATAGTGGTGGTCCTATATCTTGGTATAATGCGGTTCAAGGTCCTTGCCAATGGATTAGTGGTGTGTACCAACCACAGTTTAATAATAGAGATTGTGACGAGTATTCCTTACAACTCAACTTTGCAAGGTGGACCGCTAAATTATAA